TTTGTTTTCGCGTCCAACGCCTCTTGAAAAATGCGAGTGCCACAATCAACTATCTCTGTAGGCTGTTCATCTTTGCTATTACCAATTATAGCCCATCCAAGAGAATTTGCTCCCATATCAAGACCAAGAGTGTATTTGCTCATTATCACCCTCCTAAAATCCAATATTCATTATTATTCCATATTTATATTGACATCAATATTAAATTTTATTAATATAAAGTTATATTATACCAGACAAATGCCTGCGCTGCTTTTTACAATAAGAAGTTTAACTTCGCAGGATATGCCCCAATGGGGTAACCTTTAAGCCTCTTGCTATAACAAGGGGCTTTTTTGCGCTATTATATAATTATAATAATACAATATAATGTTATTATTATAATATAAATAAAAAATCAATAAAAATATTCCATAATTTTGATAAATTCAAAGAGTTGATACCCCTCCCAGCTCTATTAAAATTAGCTATCCCTACATATCAAATACTCCCAATTCGCTACCCATTTGCTCCTATATCAACTTGACTATTTTATGAAATAGCTGTATAAATATTGCATAGAATCAATTTTTAAAAGATAATAAATTATACTAAACAGAAAAAAAGCTTATTATGGATTTATCAGAAAAAATAATTGAAGCCGTCAAATCGCTGCCTGAATCAAAACAAGTCGAGGTTCTCGACTTTATGGAATATCTACAGTCAACAACCGCCGCCTCGGAGTGGAACGATTTTTCTCTTTCGTCGGCAATGAAAGGAATGGAAGCCGAAAGTTCTCTTTATTCCTTGAGCGATATAAAGGAATCCTTTTCGTGATATTAGAAGGTCAGATAACCTTATTTAATTTTCCGCAAACCGATCAAAAACAAGGAAAGCTAAGACCTGCTCTTATCTTGCGCAAACTGCCGAATAATCTTAACGATTATCTAATATGCATGATATCCTCGCAAATTCATACACTGATTCCGGAATTAGACGAACTTATTGGTTTGGAAGATTCCGACTTTGCGATATCAGGCTTAAAACAACCGAGCGTTATTCGAATATTAAGGCTCGCGGTAGTCAACAAATCTATCTTTTTAGGCAAAATAGGTCAAATAGACAACGAAAGGATTAAAAGGATAAGACGCAAACTTGCCTTATGGATTAACGGTTAATTAATTCCCCCTTTATTCGCATTTCAAAGCTTCAAAGCTTGCCCAGATCCAGATTTATGGATTTGGGGCTTGAAAACTAATTGACAAAAATTTCAAAAACTAATAAAATAAAAATTTTACAACAAAAAAACATTTTAATCACTTAAATTTAAACTGCTAAAAATAAATCTTGTTCAGTATATACCATGTTTGACGGACTTAGCTCAAAATTAGAAAAGATATTTAAAAACCTTCGCGGGTA
This is a stretch of genomic DNA from Candidatus Acidulodesulfobacterium ferriphilum. It encodes these proteins:
- a CDS encoding DUF2281 domain-containing protein; translated protein: MDLSEKIIEAVKSLPESKQVEVLDFMEYLQSTTAASEWNDFSLSSAMKGMEAESSLYSLSDIKESFS
- a CDS encoding type II toxin-antitoxin system PemK/MazF family toxin, with protein sequence MILEGQITLFNFPQTDQKQGKLRPALILRKLPNNLNDYLICMISSQIHTLIPELDELIGLEDSDFAISGLKQPSVIRILRLAVVNKSIFLGKIGQIDNERIKRIRRKLALWING